Below is a window of Lacrimispora xylanolytica DNA.
ATGGGTTATATCGCCTGGAAGCTTTTCGTGGCCTCTCCTGATTATACCCTGGAAAAATGTCTGGTGGTATTTTTAATGGTGCTTTATAAAGTGCTGGACGGCTTTGCAGATGTATACGAATCTGAATTTCAAAGAGTGGGGCGTCTCTATCGCACGGGACAGGCAATGACGTATCGAACTCTTTTATCTGTGTTCTGCTTTTTAACCACACTTATCATAACAAAAAACCTTGTGTTATCCAGCGGCATCGCAGTGATTTCACAGGGAGCCGGAATCCTGATCTTTGACAAGGGGATGGCAGGAAATATGCCTGAAATTGCCCTTCATAGGAGAGATGGAAAGGAATGGGAGATTCTTAAGGAAGGATTTCTGCTTTTTCTTTCCGTATTTCTCGACGGGCTTATATTTGCCATGGCAAAGTATGCGGTAGACGCCCAGATGACTTCCATTGATAACGCCATTTTTGTGGCTATTTTTATGCCCACTTCCGTGATTAATCTGGCGGCAAATTTTGTAATACGACCGTTCCTTACCAAACTGTCCTACCTATGGGAGGAGAGAAATTTTCAAGGTTTTGTCAGGGAAATCAGTAAGCTATCCGGCGTGATATTAGTTCTTACAGTAATCGCCCTCATAGGCGCCTGGGCCATTGGAGTACCGGTTCTTGGTGCAATCTATAATGTAGACTTAAATCCATACCTTTGGGGCTTACTTGCCATTGTTTTTGGAGGCGGTCTGTTTGCATTGATGAACTTATTCTATTATGTTCTTGTAATTATGAAGCAGCAGAAACGGATCTTTTTAGGCTATGTTCCAGTCTGCATTTTATCATATTTCCTTTCCTTTTCCCTGGTGAAAGCGGGAGGAATTAATGGAGGAGCATTCTCCTATCTGCTTTCCATGCTGCTCCTTATGCTCTGCTTTATGGGGCAGGCGGCTTACGTACTGATAAAGGAAAAGAAAGGGTTATTAAAATGACGGATAAAGTTTTGGTAGTAATACCTGCTTATAATGAAGCTTTGAATATCGAGCGCGTCGTAGGAGGCGTTATAGAAAACTATCCCATGTTCGATTACGTGATTATTAACGATGGCTCCACAGACAATACGGCAGAAATATGCCGGAAGCACAACTGGCGGATCATTGACCTGCCGGTGAACTTAGGACTTGCTGGTGCGTTCCAGACAGGTCTCAAATATGCTCACCGCCATGGATACCGGTATGCCATACAGTTTGATGGAGACGGACAGCACCGGCCGGAGTACATTCTTCCCATGAAGGAAAAAATGAATGAAGGATACGATATTGTCATCGGTTCCCGGTTCGTGTCAGAAAAGAAGCCTCATTCCCTGCGTATGTTTGGAAGCCGCCTCTTAAGCAGTGCCATCTGGTTCACTACCGGAGTCCTGGTCAAAGACCCCACATCCGGAATGCGTATGTTCAGCCATAAGATGATCAAGGAATTTGCAGATGGCTTAAATTATGGCCCGGAGCCGGATACCATCTCTTATCTGATTCGTCATGGTGCCAAGGTAGCTGAAATCCCTGTGGTGATGGATGAGAGAATTCTTGGCGAAAGCTATTTAAATCCACTGAATGCGGCACGGTATATGGGAAAAATGCTTTTCTCCATTTTACTGGTTCAAAGCTTCCGTATCAGGGACAGAAGATAAAAGGGGGAGTTGTCAATGACCGTTATACTTCGA
It encodes the following:
- a CDS encoding lipopolysaccharide biosynthesis protein; translated protein: MERKNVAWNMIGSFIYAGSSMLLTALVNHIIGTDQGGIFGFAFSTFGQQMFLVAYFGMRPIQSTDVSGNYTFQEYRRARYLSCVAAVILGMGYIAWKLFVASPDYTLEKCLVVFLMVLYKVLDGFADVYESEFQRVGRLYRTGQAMTYRTLLSVFCFLTTLIITKNLVLSSGIAVISQGAGILIFDKGMAGNMPEIALHRRDGKEWEILKEGFLLFLSVFLDGLIFAMAKYAVDAQMTSIDNAIFVAIFMPTSVINLAANFVIRPFLTKLSYLWEERNFQGFVREISKLSGVILVLTVIALIGAWAIGVPVLGAIYNVDLNPYLWGLLAIVFGGGLFALMNLFYYVLVIMKQQKRIFLGYVPVCILSYFLSFSLVKAGGINGGAFSYLLSMLLLMLCFMGQAAYVLIKEKKGLLK
- a CDS encoding glycosyltransferase family 2 protein, translating into MTDKVLVVIPAYNEALNIERVVGGVIENYPMFDYVIINDGSTDNTAEICRKHNWRIIDLPVNLGLAGAFQTGLKYAHRHGYRYAIQFDGDGQHRPEYILPMKEKMNEGYDIVIGSRFVSEKKPHSLRMFGSRLLSSAIWFTTGVLVKDPTSGMRMFSHKMIKEFADGLNYGPEPDTISYLIRHGAKVAEIPVVMDERILGESYLNPLNAARYMGKMLFSILLVQSFRIRDRR